CCCGGCTACAGTGGCCCATCTAGACGGTGTTATCATAATGGGCGTGAACGAACACGGGAGGAACCATGTATCGTGGTAGGGAAGGGCAGTGGGCTTTTTTTCTCCACCGGCTCTCGGGCATCGCGCTGATGTTTTGGCTGCTGCTGCATACCCTGAACATCTCCTCGGCGATGTGGGGGCCGGAGGTATCGAACCGCCTGATGCGGTTTTTTCATATTCCGATTTTTCAAGTCGGGCTCTTGCTGGTGACGGCGGCGGCCCTCTATCACGCTTTTAATGGGCTGCGCATCATCCTGATGGACTTCACCAGCTGGGGGGTCAAGTACCAGAAAGAGCTGTGGTACGGGGTGCTCTTTCTGTGCATAGCCGCTGCTATTCCGGGTCTCATCATCACCGTGCCGCGCATCATCGCCGCCGCAACCAAACACGGAGGGTAAACATGGCCATCCGCGCTCGCCGTTATCAGGAGGCCAAGGCACAAGCCGGAACCAACCTCGAGCTGGCCTGGTGGGTCTTCATGCGCCTTTCGGGGCTGGTGCTGGTGTTCTTGGTCCTTGGGCACATCTACATGAACTTCGTGCTGGTCGATGTCAACACCATCAACTATGACTACGTGGCCCGAAGATTGTCCAACACCACCTGGAAGATCTACGATCTGGTGATTTTAGGCCTGGCCCTGCTCCATGGGCTCAACGGCACCCGGTACGTGATGGACGACTGGATCAAAGATCCGAGGTGGCGGTTTCTTACCAAGGCGGTCGTCTACAGCCTGGGGGTGTTGGTCTTCCTGGTCGGGAGCATCTCGCTCCTCAATCACGATTTTTCGAGGTAATCTATGGCGCACCAACATGACGTGATTGTAGTGGGGGCGGGTGGATCGGGCCTCACCTCGGCTTTGTACGCGGCCCAGGGGGGGGTGGATGTGGCCGTCGTCACCAAGCTTTACCCAACCCGTTCGCATACCGGGGCAGCCCAAGGCGGAATCGGCGCGGCCTTAGGCAACGTCGAGGAGGACCATTGGGAATGGCACATGTTCGACACCATCAAGGGTGGCGACTACCTCACCGACCAGGACGCCGCGGAGATCTTTGCCAAGGAGGTGATCGAGGCGGTGATCGAGCTCGAGCACATGGGCTTGCCCTTTGACCGCCTGCCCTCGGGCAAGATCGCCCAGCGGCGCTTCGGCGGGCACACCAAGGAGTACGGCAAGGCCGCCGTGCACCGCGCCGCTCACGCCGCTGACCGCACCGGGCACATGATCCTCCAGACCCTTTACCAGCAGTGCGTCAAACACAACATCACCTTCTACAACGAATTCCACGTGCTGGACGTGATCCTCGAGGATGGGGTGGCCAAGGGCCTGATCGCCTACGAACTGGCCACCGGGGAGGTCCACACCTTCAAAGCCAAGGCCATCGTGATCGCCTCAGGCGGCTACGGACGGGCTTGGAAGGTCACCAGCAACGCGTACACCCTCACCGGGGACCTACAGGCGATCCTCTACCGCAAAGGGCTGCCCTTGGAGGACATGGAGTTCTACCAGTTCCACCCCACCGGTCTCTTCCCTCTGGGTATTCTCCTCACCGAGGGGGCCCGCGGCGAGGGAGGCATCTTGCGCAACGCCTCCGGCGAGCGCTTTATGGAGCGTTATGCCCCCACCATCAAGGACTTGGCCCCGCGGGACATGGTGGCCCGGGCCATGTACCTCGAGGTACGCGAGGGGCGTGGAGTCGGCCCCCGCAAAGACCACGTGCTCTTAGACCTCACCCACCTGCCCCCGGAGACCATCCACAAAAAGCTCCCCGACATCTCCGAGTTCGCCCAGATCTATCTCGGGGTGGACCCCACTAAAGAACCCGTGCCGGTGATGCCTACCGCCCACTACGCGATGGGGGGTATCCCCACCACGCTATGGGGTGAAGTCATCGCCGACGAGCGCAACACCGTTATCCCCGGTCTGTATGCGGCGGGGGAGGTGGCCTGCGTAAGCCTGCACGGCGCCAACCGCTTGGGCACCAACTCCTTGGGCGACCTGGTGGTGTTCGGGCGGCGAGCGGGGACGGCGGCGGCCAAGTTCGCCAAGACCGCCGAGTTCTACGACCTATCGCCCGATGTTTCCGGGCCCGCTAGGGAGCGGCTGGAGCGGCTGCGCAACCAAAACGGCAAGGAGTCGGTGGCTTCGCTGCGCGCTGCGCTGCAGCAAACCATGCAGGATTACGCTTCGGTGTTCCGCACGGAAGAGTTGCTGGCCAAGGGGGTCGAGGAGCTCAAGGAGCTGTTCGAGCGCTATCAGCACATCGGGGTGCAGGACAAAGGGGAGCGGTACAATACCGAGCTGGTCGAGGCCATCGAGCTCGGGTACCTGCTCGAGGTCAGCGAAGCCACCGTTCACTCCGCCCTCAACCGCCGGGAGAGCCGGGGGGCTCATGCCCGCGAGGACTACCCTGAGCGCGACGATAAGAACTGGCTCAAGCACACTTTGGTTTTCAAACAGGGCGACGGAAAGGTCTGCTTCCGCTACAAACCGGTGGTGTTGGGCAAGTTCGAGCCCAAGGCGAGGACATACTAAGGTCATACCTCGAACGCCCCAGGCCCACTGCGTACGACGGAGAAACAATGCAAGTAACCCTCAGAATCCTGCGCTACGACCCCAACAAGGATGCCAAGCCGCACTGGGAGACCTACCAGGTCGAATCTGAGCCCATGGACCGGGTGCTGGACTTGCTGCACAAGGTCAAGTACTTCACCGACGGCAGCTTGGCTTTCCGCCGTAGCTGTGGTCACGGCATCTGCGGCTCGGACGCGATGGTGATCAATGGCAAGAACCGTCTGGCCTGTAAATCCCTGGTCAAAGACTTGGGGCCCAGCATCAGCGTGGAACCAATTCGCGGGTTGCCGGTGGAGAAGGATCTGGTAGTGGACATGGATCCTTTCTTTGCCGCGTACCGGGCGGTGAAGCCTTACCTCATCAACGATGAGCCTCCGCCTGAGCGGGAGCGGCTGCAAAGCCCTGCCGAGCGCGAGATTTTCGACGCCTCCACCAAGTGCATTCTCTGTGCGGCCTGTACCACTAGCTGTCCGGTGTTCTGGGTCAACGGCACCTACATCGGCCCGGCGGCCATCGTGCAGGCCCACCGCTTTATCTTCGATAGCCGGGACAGGGGCGCCCGCGAGCGCTTTCAAGCGCTAGGGGCCAGCACCGGGGTATGGCGCTGCCGCACCGCCTACAACTGCACCGAGGCCTGTCCGCGCGAGATCCCGGTAACTCAAGCCATCGAAGAGGTGAAGCGGGCGATTCTCTTCGACAAGTTTTGACTGCCGGTGGGGTCGGAGGAGCCTACCTACAAGCGTTCGCGCAGGCGTAGGGCTTCGCGCTCGAGCTCCTCGAGTTCTTGGATCTGCCGATTTAGCCGTTCCCGGGTCGCCTCGAGCCCGCTGCAAACGGGGCGGTAGAGGGCCCGGAAACGTTCGGCGGAGCGCTCGAGTTCCACCCGCAGGGCCTGCTCGAGCGCGGCTTCCAGGCTCGAGCCCACCTCACCGAGCCGCTCGCGCAAGCGGCTTTTGGCCCGGTCCTTACGGCGAGGCAGTATCGACAGGCCAAGGATAGCCGCCACCAAGCCAGCCACTATCCCGGTGATGTCGGCGGCTAGGCTTTGCAGAACGAGCACCAGCCCCGCGCCTAGCCCGACCCCGCCCAGGCTGGCCAGGGCGGTTTGTTGCAGGGCCAGCTGGATCTCTTCACGCAGCGCTACCGCCTCGTCGTCCGGGCGGTAACGCTCGAGTGCCTTGTGAATGGCTTGTTCCACGCTCGCCTCGCCGTTTTCGCGACCCGGCAGGATTCCCGGTGCTTCGCGCAGGAGCGCCAAGGCGTCCTCGAGCAGTTCCTGATTTTTCCTGGCCAGCCAGTGCAGGGATTGCTGCACGCTGCGCTCCAAAACCTGGTTGCTGTTTTGCGCCACCTCGCGCATGAAGGAGTCCTGGATGCGGCTGGCGTTTATCAGCTCGAGGATGCGCGAAAGCCGCACGGTCTCGTCGAGCCAGCGTTCCCCGCGTTCGCGCACCTCGTCGAGGACTTGTAGGGCGAGCGCGATCTGCCCGTCAAAATCTCGCCGGGTGCGCTCCACATGGCGCGCTAAAAGGGCCTCGAGTTCGCTGCAGGTCGCAAGCTGCTTGCGATTTTCCGCCAACTTTTGCTCGAGCTCCGGCTTGGCCTCACCCACCAGCTTGAGCAGCACCCCCAGCGGCGAACCCAGCTTGATCTTGGCCGATTCGTTGGTGAGCACCTTGCGGATATGGGCCTCGAGGTCGGCCAGACCGCTGCCTTGCTTTTCCCCTTGCTTGGCCCGCCGCGCAGAAAGGCCAAAGACCGGGACGCTCTGGCCCAGGGTTTGCCCCGCGCTCTGGCGCACGTACTCGAGCACCTCTTTCTGCTCGTGGGGGGAGAGCAGATCGAGCTTGTTGACGAGCAGCACGATTTTCTTGCCCCAAGCCTTGATCAGCTGCAAAAACTCCGCCTCGGACTGGGTGAAGGGGCGATCCGCGCTGGTGACAAAGAGGATCAGGTCGGCGCGGGGCAAAAAGCGTTCGGTGAGCACCTGATGGTGCTTGAGGATGGCGTTGGTGCCGGGGGTATCCACCATCCGCAGATCCTTGAGAAGCTCGTGCGGCAGGTAGATCAGCGTGAGATCCGGGCCTTGCGGTTCGAGCTTGGCTTGTTCCCCGTAGGTGAGGAGATGGATCCGATCCGTGGTCGGCGTGACCCCTTCTTTGAGCAGCTCCGCGCCCAAAAGCGCGTTGATAAGGCTCGACTTCCCGCTGTTGAACTCCCCGGTAACCACCAGCATAAATGGCCCCTCGAGGTCAGAAAGCGCTTGACGAATGGGCATCGGATCAATCGCGGTACGCGAGATGGCCTCGAGAGCTCTGGCCAGAAGGGCGCGGACATCCTGTGCCAGAGCAAGCGTTTTGGCGTCTAGCATGAGTGCAGTTTACATGCCGGAACGCTGTGGCGTGTGGGTTAGGCAATCCGGGGGTCGACGCCTATAGATGGTATTGGCGGGTGCAAAATCCACAATATGTGGTATATTGTCCTTCAGGGATCATGAAAATTATCCCACTCCATTCGGAAAGGAGGTGACTTCATGGCTGAGACGAAGACTGCAGCCAAGAAGCCTGCCGCTGCCAAAGCCCCGGCAAAGGCTGCCGCCAAGCCCGCGGCCAAAGCTCCGGCTAAAGCCACTGCCAAGGCCGAGGCAAAACCGGCTGCGGAAGCAGCCGCTAAGCCCGCTGCCAAGGCGGCTGCGGCCAAACCCGCCGCGAAGAAGGCCCCAGCAAAGGCAGCGGCCAAACCCGCCGCCAAGCCTGCCGCGAAGAAGACCACCACCAAGAAAGCGACCGCCAAGAAGTAGTCGGCGGCAAAGGAAAACATCGGCCTCGAGAGGGGCCGATAATTATTCGAGCGCTTGCCCGGCGGTCTAAATGCAAAAGGCCTGAGCGTTCTTGCCCTCTCCATGGCCAAGTAGACATACGCGGTGCAGCCGCTGCAAATCGGGTACGGGGGCGGCTTGGGCTACCCCGTAATGTCCGAAAAGTTGCCCCCCATCGCCACCAGGGATTATTGGTCTGGGGCCTGTTTACCTCATAGCGGCTGGGGCGGAAGGCGGAATCGGTCCAAGCGCCGCCGTATCATTGGTGGCTTTGTTGGATCGCCTCGACCGCTTTGGGGTTCTCGAGCGCCGACAGATCCCCCGGTTCTTGCCCCAAGTACGCTGCGCGGATCACCCGACGCATCACCTTGGCGTTGCGGGTTTTGGGCAGGTCGGGCACGAAGAGGATCTTCTCGGGCTTGAGGGCTTTCCCAAGCCCCGCGGCGATCTGATCCTCGACGGACTTGGTCAGCTCCGGGCTCGGCTCATAGCCGGGCTTCAGCACGATGAAGACCACCGCCACCTCGCCTTTGACCTCGTGCGGAACCCCGATGGCTGCGGCCT
The genomic region above belongs to Meiothermus sp. Pnk-1 and contains:
- the sdhC gene encoding succinate dehydrogenase, cytochrome b556 subunit, with amino-acid sequence MYRGREGQWAFFLHRLSGIALMFWLLLHTLNISSAMWGPEVSNRLMRFFHIPIFQVGLLLVTAAALYHAFNGLRIILMDFTSWGVKYQKELWYGVLFLCIAAAIPGLIITVPRIIAAATKHGG
- a CDS encoding succinate dehydrogenase hydrophobic membrane anchor subunit, translated to MAIRARRYQEAKAQAGTNLELAWWVFMRLSGLVLVFLVLGHIYMNFVLVDVNTINYDYVARRLSNTTWKIYDLVILGLALLHGLNGTRYVMDDWIKDPRWRFLTKAVVYSLGVLVFLVGSISLLNHDFSR
- the sdhA gene encoding succinate dehydrogenase flavoprotein subunit, which encodes MAHQHDVIVVGAGGSGLTSALYAAQGGVDVAVVTKLYPTRSHTGAAQGGIGAALGNVEEDHWEWHMFDTIKGGDYLTDQDAAEIFAKEVIEAVIELEHMGLPFDRLPSGKIAQRRFGGHTKEYGKAAVHRAAHAADRTGHMILQTLYQQCVKHNITFYNEFHVLDVILEDGVAKGLIAYELATGEVHTFKAKAIVIASGGYGRAWKVTSNAYTLTGDLQAILYRKGLPLEDMEFYQFHPTGLFPLGILLTEGARGEGGILRNASGERFMERYAPTIKDLAPRDMVARAMYLEVREGRGVGPRKDHVLLDLTHLPPETIHKKLPDISEFAQIYLGVDPTKEPVPVMPTAHYAMGGIPTTLWGEVIADERNTVIPGLYAAGEVACVSLHGANRLGTNSLGDLVVFGRRAGTAAAKFAKTAEFYDLSPDVSGPARERLERLRNQNGKESVASLRAALQQTMQDYASVFRTEELLAKGVEELKELFERYQHIGVQDKGERYNTELVEAIELGYLLEVSEATVHSALNRRESRGAHAREDYPERDDKNWLKHTLVFKQGDGKVCFRYKPVVLGKFEPKARTY
- a CDS encoding succinate dehydrogenase iron-sulfur subunit, which codes for MQVTLRILRYDPNKDAKPHWETYQVESEPMDRVLDLLHKVKYFTDGSLAFRRSCGHGICGSDAMVINGKNRLACKSLVKDLGPSISVEPIRGLPVEKDLVVDMDPFFAAYRAVKPYLINDEPPPERERLQSPAEREIFDASTKCILCAACTTSCPVFWVNGTYIGPAAIVQAHRFIFDSRDRGARERFQALGASTGVWRCRTAYNCTEACPREIPVTQAIEEVKRAILFDKF
- a CDS encoding dynamin family protein, giving the protein MLDAKTLALAQDVRALLARALEAISRTAIDPMPIRQALSDLEGPFMLVVTGEFNSGKSSLINALLGAELLKEGVTPTTDRIHLLTYGEQAKLEPQGPDLTLIYLPHELLKDLRMVDTPGTNAILKHHQVLTERFLPRADLILFVTSADRPFTQSEAEFLQLIKAWGKKIVLLVNKLDLLSPHEQKEVLEYVRQSAGQTLGQSVPVFGLSARRAKQGEKQGSGLADLEAHIRKVLTNESAKIKLGSPLGVLLKLVGEAKPELEQKLAENRKQLATCSELEALLARHVERTRRDFDGQIALALQVLDEVRERGERWLDETVRLSRILELINASRIQDSFMREVAQNSNQVLERSVQQSLHWLARKNQELLEDALALLREAPGILPGRENGEASVEQAIHKALERYRPDDEAVALREEIQLALQQTALASLGGVGLGAGLVLVLQSLAADITGIVAGLVAAILGLSILPRRKDRAKSRLRERLGEVGSSLEAALEQALRVELERSAERFRALYRPVCSGLEATRERLNRQIQELEELEREALRLRERL